In a genomic window of Oncorhynchus masou masou isolate Uvic2021 chromosome 4, UVic_Omas_1.1, whole genome shotgun sequence:
- the LOC135524026 gene encoding ubinuclein-2-like isoform X1 codes for MAEPRKVQFVTLSAFAAGSATETRKRRLEDDEADIDLDADGEVETKASGADGGGGLFGKTSSDKDNAEGKRITVRLNLSLSEPSDQSSAEFNYSELIQNIQAKKNTSPPAPAPTQTPTLFILPPALDPSDPFNDDERERLQVEALAKKFENKYGNANAPGKKKRKDRMQDLIDIGFGYDETDPFIDNSEAYDELVPASLTTKLGGFYINTGTLQFRAASESEGEEGGKDVKPRVTQELKGGEEQVIKRRRRKEGNNSEEKKPRKNRVPKPGVSSLMNIHRPEKKKRKKLMKDSLCLAAMLRRFTREKQEMRKMNPTAPHSGVDSSVANAPRANHLLANSHLHANAANNDVSLAELTADPTMMSLLGSANEKELQDILGDLDFSLLDSSTNPHVATPGRENGLMGIGVSGPKPSGGGLGRGLGVSGGLLHPPPLPDGLPAPLIKRIEDLRAASRQFDQEGRKKFFTLDMNNILLDIELQVQEQPMGLRGEVYSHLEAFVPCNKEALLKRLRKLSLNIQDDRLRTPLLKLKLAVCSVMPEQIQRYSMDCMVKAANRQHPGEGEKNGSEEEDEGKPGKRMMGPRKKFVWDDKLRSLLCNLVRVKLSCYELESSLCSLSVEDYLKAFMENEVKPLWPKGWMQARMLFKESRVVHSHLTVNMAKKRMVPTPRAKAKEGQWIQQRPNLPTATTPSLPHVPSTPSVIQARRTSSSPSEPICLSDSLDEDLRAPSLDSVSHALAFLSQAAKGLGPHGSVTDLTLTSPLSPPPLQIPNSSPPSITPHYSPSSSLLTSHSLSKINANSSTMLTMPSMANIKTTLSTSPSTSTASSARMQLAGATLVSRGADGVYGVMKGAGSMGQTQRHNVSMATATHRQGGMTGGSKLHPPSSPSPPTKQRPPPTASPLLPPHQKVALGMGVAIPGLGKSSVKASSSSNGGAMMSNMPSPSPQSRATNSHSHPQQLNSKSPQQLNSKSPQQPSYLTSTVGSSPSQSPSHHQGKSKPHHQSNFITPMQATLTKSSHSNNSSPIIKLTPRPPAPTPPPISSPSSSSSNLLSHSQMISSPLQYQSHKTAGFRPPFSVQGGGQVKSGQGSYSFAGSQKAPSVISSSSVSSATSNSSPMRMSPVTSRPDNSPSPSGTVSTSHGQRQRAVGGAKVVGSRVPTATMATPSVTSHLTQVSAGSPLLGGPLGFGMLGGLVPVSLPFQFPSLLNFTPPGAPGVSGLGTGTNSGYSLSQSDLMDLYKSLQSGSQAALPPHLQLAFSDANQSQGGDMKRKSH; via the exons ATGGCCGAACCGAGAAAAGTACAATTTGTCACCCTCTCGGCCTTCGCTGCGGGATCAGCCACGGAGACTAGGAAACGCCGTTTGGAGGATGACGAGGCCGACATCGACTTGGATGCGGATGGTGAGGTCGAAACGAAAGCGTCCGGGGCAGATGGTGGCGGTGGGCTTTTCGGCAAAACTAGTAGTGACAAGGACAACGCTGAAGGAAAACGGATTACCGTGCGGTTGAACCTATCTCTGTCTGAGCCCAGCGATCAATCGTCGGCCGAGTTTAACTACAGCGAACTCATCCAAAACATCCAG GCAAAAAAGAACACTTCtcctccagccccagccccaactcAGACTCCAACTCTTTTTATCCTGCCTCCTGCCCTTGACCCTAGCGACCCTTTCAACGATGACGAGAGAGAACGACTGCAGGTGGAGGCCCTGGCCAAGAAGTTTGAGAACAAATAT GGCAATGCGAATGCACCaggaaagaagaagaggaaggataGAATGCAGGATCTGATTGACATCGGCTTCGGCTACGACGAGACCGACCCTTTCATTGACAACTCAGAGGCT TATGACGAGCTGGTCCCGGCCTCCCTGACTACCAAGCTGGGAGGGTTCTACATCAACACGGGCACGCTGCAGTTCAGAGCTGCTTCCGAGTccgagggagaggaagggggcaAGGATGTGAAACCCAGAGTAACG CAGGAGCTGAAGGGTGGCGAGGAGCAAGTGATCAAGAGACGAAGGAGGAAAGAAGGAAACAATTCGGAGGAGAAGAAACCCCGGAAGAACAGAGTGCCCAAACCAGG AGTGTCGTCTCTGATGAACATCCACCggccagagaagaagaagaggaagaagctgATGAAGGACTCGTTGTGCTTGGCAGCCATGTTGCGCCGCTTCACCCGGGAGAagcaggagatgaggaagatgaaCCCCACTGCGCCCCACTCTGGCGTGGATAGCTCCGTGGCCAACGCCCCGCGAGCCAACCACCTGCTGGCTAACTCCCACCTGCACGCTAACGCGGCTAACAACGACGTCTCGTTGGCCGAGCTCACCGCGGACCCCACCATGATGTCACTGCTGGGCTCGGCAAATGAGAAGGAGCTCCAGGATATTCTGGGTGACCTGGACTTCAGCCTTCTGGACAGCTCGACTAATCCGCACGTGGCCACGCCCGGGAGAGAGAATGGCCTGATGGGAATTGGAGTTTCAGGGCCGAAGCCGAGTGGGGGCGGGTTAGGGAGGGGGCTGGGGGTTTCAGGGGGTCTCCTACACCCACCTCCGCTCCCTGACGGCCTACCCGCCCCCCTCATCAAGCGCATCGAGGACCTACGGGCG GCCTCTCGTCAGTTTGATCAAGAGGGAAGGAAGAAGTTCTTCACCCTGGATATGAATAACATCCTACTGGA TATTGAGCTGCAGGTGCAGGAGCAGCCGATGGGGCTCCGTGGGGAGGTGTATTCTCACCTGGAAGCGTTTGTGCCCTGCAATAAAGAGGCCCTTCTCAAACGCCTCAGGAAGCTTAGCCTCAACATCCAGGACGACCGTCTGCGTACGCCCCTGTTGAAGCTGAAGCTGGCGGTGTGCAGTGTGATGCCCGAGCAGATCCAACGATACAGCATGGACTGCATGGTCAAGGCTGCCAA CAGGCAGCACcccggagagggagagaagaacggatcagaggaggaggacgaggggaaGCCGGGGAAGAGGATGATGGGCCCACGGAAGAAGTTTGTCTGGGACGACAAGCTCAG gtcgCTGCTGTGTAACCTGGTGCGTGTGAAGTTGAGCTGCTATGAACTGGAGTcgtctctgtgctctctctccgtGGAGGATTACCTCAAGGCCTTCATGGAGAACGAGGTCAAACCACTGTGGCCCAAGGGCTGGATGCAGGCCAGGATGCTGTTCAAGGAGAGCCGTGTTGTACACAGTCACCTCACTGTCAACAT GGCCAAGAAAAGGATGGTCCCCACCCCCAGGGCTAAAGCAAAG GAGGGCCAATGGATCCAGCAGAGGCCCAATCTCCCCACTGCCAccaccccttctctcccccacgtcccctccaccccctccgtcATCCAGGCCCGCCGGACCTCCTCGTCCCCCTCGGAGCCCATCTGCCTGTCCGACTCGCTGGATGAGGACCTCCGCGCCCCCTCCCTGGATTCCGTCTCCCACGCCCTCGCCTTCCTCAGCCAAGCCGCCAAGGGCCTGGGTCCCCACGGCAGCGTCACTGACCTCACcctcacctcccccctctcccccccgcCTCTCCAGATCCCCaactcctcccccccctccatcacccctcacTACTCCCCCTCGTCTTCCCTACTCACCTCACATTCTCTTTCCAAGATAAACGCCAACTCATCGACGATGCTGACAATGCCATCGATGGCCAACATtaagaccacactatctacctctCCCTCCACTTCCACGGCGTCGTCGGCTCGCATGCAGCTCGCGGGGGCCACGTTGGTGTCTCGTGGCGCCGACGGAGTGTACGGCGTGATGAAAGGGGCAGGCTCTATGGGACAAACTCAGAGACACAATGTCAGCATGGCGACCGCCACACACAGGCAAGGGGGAATGACCGGAGGGAGTAAGCTCCACCCACCGTCGTCCCCCTCCCCGCCCACCAAGCAGCGGCCCCCTCCCACAGCCTCTCCGCTCCTGCCCCCTCATCAGAAGGTCGCCCTGGGCATGGGGGTGGCAATACCAGGACTGGGGAAGAGCAGTGTCaaagccagcagcagcagtaacggCGGTGCCATGATGAGCAACatgccctccccctcccctcagtcCCGTGCCACCAACTCCCACTCACACCCCCAGCAGCTCAACTCCAAGAGCCCTCAGCAGCTCAACTCCAAGAGCCCCCAGCAACCCTCCTACCTCACCTCCACGGTGGGCTCCTCACCCTCCCAgtccccctcccaccaccagggCAAATCCAAGCCCCACCACCAGTCCAACTTCATCACCCCCATGCAGGCAACCCTCACCAAGTCCTCCCACAGCAACAACTCCTCCCCCATCATCAAGCTCACCCCTCGCccccctgcccccacccctcctcccatctcctccccttcatcctcctcttccaaccttctctctcactctcaaatgatctccagccctctccagtaCCAGTCCCACAAGACTGCCGGCTTCCGCCCCCCATTTAGTGTCCAAGGTGGGGGTCAGGTGAAGTCGGGCCAGGGCAGTTATAGCTTCGCGGGGAGCCAGAAGGCTCCGTCTGTCATTAGCAGTAGTAGCGTTAGCAGCGCTACCTCCAACAGCAGCCCCATGCGCATGTCGCCCGTCACCAGTCGCCCGGACAACAGCCCCTCCCCCTCCGGCACAGTCTCGACCAGtcacggacagagacagagggccgTGGGCGGAGCCAAGGTTGTAGGCAGTCGGGTGCCCACGGCAACCATGGCCACACCCTCCGTCACCTCACACCTGACGCAG GTGTCAGCTGGCAGTCCCCTCCTGGGCGGGCCACTTGGCTTTGGGATGCTGGGGGGGCTAGTGCCTGTCTCACTGCCCTTCCAGTTCCCATCGCTGCTCAACTTCACTCCTCCTGGTGCCCCGGGGGTCAGCGGCCTGGGCACGGGCACCAACTCAGGATACAGCCTCTCACAGAGCGACTTAATGG aTCTGTATAAGAGTCTCCAGTCAGGGTCACAGGCTGCTCTACCTCCTCACTTGCAGCTTGCTTTCTCAG ATGCGAACCAAAGCCAGGGTGGCGACATGAAGAGGAAGTCCCACTGA
- the LOC135524026 gene encoding ubinuclein-2-like isoform X3 produces the protein MAEPRKVQFVTLSAFAAGSATETRKRRLEDDEADIDLDADGEVETKASGADGGGGLFGKTSSDKDNAEGKRITVRLNLSLSEPSDQSSAEFNYSELIQNIQAKKNTSPPAPAPTQTPTLFILPPALDPSDPFNDDERERLQVEALAKKFENKYGNANAPGKKKRKDRMQDLIDIGFGYDETDPFIDNSEAYDELVPASLTTKLGGFYINTGTLQFRAASESEGEEGGKDVKPRVTQELKGGEEQVIKRRRRKEGNNSEEKKPRKNRVPKPGVSSLMNIHRPEKKKRKKLMKDSLCLAAMLRRFTREKQEMRKMNPTAPHSGVDSSVANAPRANHLLANSHLHANAANNDVSLAELTADPTMMSLLGSANEKELQDILGDLDFSLLDSSTNPHVATPGRENGLMGIGVSGPKPSGGGLGRGLGVSGGLLHPPPLPDGLPAPLIKRIEDLRAASRQFDQEGRKKFFTLDMNNILLDIELQVQEQPMGLRGEVYSHLEAFVPCNKEALLKRLRKLSLNIQDDRLRTPLLKLKLAVCSVMPEQIQRYSMDCMVKAANRQHPGEGEKNGSEEEDEGKPGKRMMGPRKKFVWDDKLRSLLCNLVRVKLSCYELESSLCSLSVEDYLKAFMENEVKPLWPKGWMQARMLFKESRVVHSHLTVNMAKKRMVPTPRAKAKEGQWIQQRPNLPTATTPSLPHVPSTPSVIQARRTSSSPSEPICLSDSLDEDLRAPSLDSVSHALAFLSQAAKGLGPHGSVTDLTLTSPLSPPPLQIPNSSPPSITPHYSPSSSLLTSHSLSKINANSSTMLTMPSMANIKTTLSTSPSTSTASSARMQLAGATLVSRGADGVYGVMKGAGSMGQTQRHNVSMATATHRQGGMTGGSKLHPPSSPSPPTKQRPPPTASPLLPPHQKVALGMGVAIPGLGKSSVKASSSSNGGAMMSNMPSPSPQSRATNSHSHPQQLNSKSPQQLNSKSPQQPSYLTSTVGSSPSQSPSHHQGKSKPHHQSNFITPMQATLTKSSHSNNSSPIIKLTPRPPAPTPPPISSPSSSSSNLLSHSQMISSPLQYQSHKTAGFRPPFSVQGGGQVKSGQGSYSFAGSQKAPSVISSSSVSSATSNSSPMRMSPVTSRPDNSPSPSGTVSTSHGQRQRAVGGAKVVGSRVPTATMATPSVTSHLTQVSAGSPLLGGPLGFGMLGGLVPVSLPFQFPSLLNFTPPGAPGVSGLGTGTNSGYSLSQSDLMDANQSQGGDMKRKSH, from the exons ATGGCCGAACCGAGAAAAGTACAATTTGTCACCCTCTCGGCCTTCGCTGCGGGATCAGCCACGGAGACTAGGAAACGCCGTTTGGAGGATGACGAGGCCGACATCGACTTGGATGCGGATGGTGAGGTCGAAACGAAAGCGTCCGGGGCAGATGGTGGCGGTGGGCTTTTCGGCAAAACTAGTAGTGACAAGGACAACGCTGAAGGAAAACGGATTACCGTGCGGTTGAACCTATCTCTGTCTGAGCCCAGCGATCAATCGTCGGCCGAGTTTAACTACAGCGAACTCATCCAAAACATCCAG GCAAAAAAGAACACTTCtcctccagccccagccccaactcAGACTCCAACTCTTTTTATCCTGCCTCCTGCCCTTGACCCTAGCGACCCTTTCAACGATGACGAGAGAGAACGACTGCAGGTGGAGGCCCTGGCCAAGAAGTTTGAGAACAAATAT GGCAATGCGAATGCACCaggaaagaagaagaggaaggataGAATGCAGGATCTGATTGACATCGGCTTCGGCTACGACGAGACCGACCCTTTCATTGACAACTCAGAGGCT TATGACGAGCTGGTCCCGGCCTCCCTGACTACCAAGCTGGGAGGGTTCTACATCAACACGGGCACGCTGCAGTTCAGAGCTGCTTCCGAGTccgagggagaggaagggggcaAGGATGTGAAACCCAGAGTAACG CAGGAGCTGAAGGGTGGCGAGGAGCAAGTGATCAAGAGACGAAGGAGGAAAGAAGGAAACAATTCGGAGGAGAAGAAACCCCGGAAGAACAGAGTGCCCAAACCAGG AGTGTCGTCTCTGATGAACATCCACCggccagagaagaagaagaggaagaagctgATGAAGGACTCGTTGTGCTTGGCAGCCATGTTGCGCCGCTTCACCCGGGAGAagcaggagatgaggaagatgaaCCCCACTGCGCCCCACTCTGGCGTGGATAGCTCCGTGGCCAACGCCCCGCGAGCCAACCACCTGCTGGCTAACTCCCACCTGCACGCTAACGCGGCTAACAACGACGTCTCGTTGGCCGAGCTCACCGCGGACCCCACCATGATGTCACTGCTGGGCTCGGCAAATGAGAAGGAGCTCCAGGATATTCTGGGTGACCTGGACTTCAGCCTTCTGGACAGCTCGACTAATCCGCACGTGGCCACGCCCGGGAGAGAGAATGGCCTGATGGGAATTGGAGTTTCAGGGCCGAAGCCGAGTGGGGGCGGGTTAGGGAGGGGGCTGGGGGTTTCAGGGGGTCTCCTACACCCACCTCCGCTCCCTGACGGCCTACCCGCCCCCCTCATCAAGCGCATCGAGGACCTACGGGCG GCCTCTCGTCAGTTTGATCAAGAGGGAAGGAAGAAGTTCTTCACCCTGGATATGAATAACATCCTACTGGA TATTGAGCTGCAGGTGCAGGAGCAGCCGATGGGGCTCCGTGGGGAGGTGTATTCTCACCTGGAAGCGTTTGTGCCCTGCAATAAAGAGGCCCTTCTCAAACGCCTCAGGAAGCTTAGCCTCAACATCCAGGACGACCGTCTGCGTACGCCCCTGTTGAAGCTGAAGCTGGCGGTGTGCAGTGTGATGCCCGAGCAGATCCAACGATACAGCATGGACTGCATGGTCAAGGCTGCCAA CAGGCAGCACcccggagagggagagaagaacggatcagaggaggaggacgaggggaaGCCGGGGAAGAGGATGATGGGCCCACGGAAGAAGTTTGTCTGGGACGACAAGCTCAG gtcgCTGCTGTGTAACCTGGTGCGTGTGAAGTTGAGCTGCTATGAACTGGAGTcgtctctgtgctctctctccgtGGAGGATTACCTCAAGGCCTTCATGGAGAACGAGGTCAAACCACTGTGGCCCAAGGGCTGGATGCAGGCCAGGATGCTGTTCAAGGAGAGCCGTGTTGTACACAGTCACCTCACTGTCAACAT GGCCAAGAAAAGGATGGTCCCCACCCCCAGGGCTAAAGCAAAG GAGGGCCAATGGATCCAGCAGAGGCCCAATCTCCCCACTGCCAccaccccttctctcccccacgtcccctccaccccctccgtcATCCAGGCCCGCCGGACCTCCTCGTCCCCCTCGGAGCCCATCTGCCTGTCCGACTCGCTGGATGAGGACCTCCGCGCCCCCTCCCTGGATTCCGTCTCCCACGCCCTCGCCTTCCTCAGCCAAGCCGCCAAGGGCCTGGGTCCCCACGGCAGCGTCACTGACCTCACcctcacctcccccctctcccccccgcCTCTCCAGATCCCCaactcctcccccccctccatcacccctcacTACTCCCCCTCGTCTTCCCTACTCACCTCACATTCTCTTTCCAAGATAAACGCCAACTCATCGACGATGCTGACAATGCCATCGATGGCCAACATtaagaccacactatctacctctCCCTCCACTTCCACGGCGTCGTCGGCTCGCATGCAGCTCGCGGGGGCCACGTTGGTGTCTCGTGGCGCCGACGGAGTGTACGGCGTGATGAAAGGGGCAGGCTCTATGGGACAAACTCAGAGACACAATGTCAGCATGGCGACCGCCACACACAGGCAAGGGGGAATGACCGGAGGGAGTAAGCTCCACCCACCGTCGTCCCCCTCCCCGCCCACCAAGCAGCGGCCCCCTCCCACAGCCTCTCCGCTCCTGCCCCCTCATCAGAAGGTCGCCCTGGGCATGGGGGTGGCAATACCAGGACTGGGGAAGAGCAGTGTCaaagccagcagcagcagtaacggCGGTGCCATGATGAGCAACatgccctccccctcccctcagtcCCGTGCCACCAACTCCCACTCACACCCCCAGCAGCTCAACTCCAAGAGCCCTCAGCAGCTCAACTCCAAGAGCCCCCAGCAACCCTCCTACCTCACCTCCACGGTGGGCTCCTCACCCTCCCAgtccccctcccaccaccagggCAAATCCAAGCCCCACCACCAGTCCAACTTCATCACCCCCATGCAGGCAACCCTCACCAAGTCCTCCCACAGCAACAACTCCTCCCCCATCATCAAGCTCACCCCTCGCccccctgcccccacccctcctcccatctcctccccttcatcctcctcttccaaccttctctctcactctcaaatgatctccagccctctccagtaCCAGTCCCACAAGACTGCCGGCTTCCGCCCCCCATTTAGTGTCCAAGGTGGGGGTCAGGTGAAGTCGGGCCAGGGCAGTTATAGCTTCGCGGGGAGCCAGAAGGCTCCGTCTGTCATTAGCAGTAGTAGCGTTAGCAGCGCTACCTCCAACAGCAGCCCCATGCGCATGTCGCCCGTCACCAGTCGCCCGGACAACAGCCCCTCCCCCTCCGGCACAGTCTCGACCAGtcacggacagagacagagggccgTGGGCGGAGCCAAGGTTGTAGGCAGTCGGGTGCCCACGGCAACCATGGCCACACCCTCCGTCACCTCACACCTGACGCAG GTGTCAGCTGGCAGTCCCCTCCTGGGCGGGCCACTTGGCTTTGGGATGCTGGGGGGGCTAGTGCCTGTCTCACTGCCCTTCCAGTTCCCATCGCTGCTCAACTTCACTCCTCCTGGTGCCCCGGGGGTCAGCGGCCTGGGCACGGGCACCAACTCAGGATACAGCCTCTCACAGAGCGACTTAATGG ATGCGAACCAAAGCCAGGGTGGCGACATGAAGAGGAAGTCCCACTGA